From a region of the Besnoitia besnoiti strain Bb-Ger1 chromosome I, whole genome shotgun sequence genome:
- a CDS encoding putative translation initiation factor SUI1 (encoded by transcript BESB_004240), which yields MSVVIQNFGCSDPFANVTSQSSAGGVATHLIHIRNQQRRGRKSVTTVQGLGKAFDLKKMVRALKKELNCNGTVIDDAEYGSIIQLQGDQRLAVKDFLERESICSGEQIRIHGA from the exons ATGTCCGTCGTCATCCAGAATTTCGGTTGCTCTGACCCTTTCGCCAACGTCACCTCCCAGTCAAGTGCTGGCGGCGTGGCCACCCATTTGATTC ATATCCGAAATCAGCAGCGAAGGGGCCGAAAAAGTGTAACCACGGTTCAGGGCCTCGGCAAGGCGTTCGATCTGAAAAAAATGGTCCGCGCCCTGAAGAAAGAGTTGAACTGCAACGGAACGGTCATTGACGACGCTGAGTACGGCAGCATCATTCAACTTCAAGGTGACCAGCGCTTGGCTGTGAAGGACTTTTTGGAGCGCGAAAGCATATGCTCAGGGGAGCAGATCCGAATTCATGGGGCTTGA
- a CDS encoding DHHC zinc finger domain-containing protein (encoded by transcript BESB_004230) — MCAASSASASSSSAAASSPPAGRPSASSPPACTADRLYALAAAHHPPRRCTVVDRSDSRPPDQEIRKNGLARPLQAFQILSWVCFGGDILLFYLLLIPSVSMAVQISVGLLFGLCALTVFACGWVATTLDPIDPIAFESGPYSLKPAPEVHPDMRECDVCGYVNERSKHCRVCNKCVDGFDHHCMWINNCVGDRNYKPFFALLVATALMTVLVVVVAVWCVVEEAVWGHAAPRWRDAYGWFEPVAYYCLVALPIALNVPLFALVGQLLALHIYLVRHHLTTFEYITLRVHEEQADQALETAGRPPSAKQKKHRAWAEWIVIDRRRLKKARKRGTLMRDISEISQCTPVGHPGLRHDDHDDGHELCGVYTAEGANNAPDSLLIDSPKKEHTSQVARAEGSSPAVGAEPSAVASPVPAAPSPALDDDGAPAGRMGSSGEKPAAQAA, encoded by the exons AtgtgcgcggcctcttccgcgtcggcgtcttcctcctctgcggcggcgtcttcgccgcccgccgggcgaccctcggcgtcttccccTCCGGCGTGTACGGCAGATCGGCTGTATGCGCTGGCAGCGGCGCACcatccgccgcggcgctgcaccgTGGTCGACCGCAGCGACTCGCGGCCTCCAGACCAGGAGATTCGGAAGAACGggctcgcgcgtccgctgcaggcgtttCAGATTCTCTCGTGGGTGTGTTTCGGCGGGGACATCTTGCTCTTTTACTTGTTGCTGATTCCGAGCGTCTCGATGGCGGTTCAGATCTCTGTGGGGCTGCTGTTTGGGCTTTGCGCCCTCACGGTGTTCGCGTGCGGCTGGGTCGCGACGACTCTTGACCCCATCGACCCGATCGCATTCGAAAGTGGGCCGTACTCGCTGAAGCCGGCGCCGGAAGTACATCCCGACATGCGCGAGTGTGACGTGTGCGGCTACGTGAACGAGCGGAGCAAGCACTGTCGAGTCTGCAACAAGTGCGTCGACGGCTTTGACCACCACTGCATGTGGATCAACAACTGCGTGGGCGACCGGAACTACAAGCCCTTCTTTGCGCTTCTCGTCGCCACGGCGCTCATGACCGTCTTGGTCGTCGTCGTAGCCGTCTGGTGCGTCGTCGAAGAGGCGGTGTGGGGCCACGCTGCACCGCGGTGGCGAGACGCGTACGGCTGGTTCGAGCCCGTCGCGTACTactgcctcgtcgcgctcccGATTGCCCTCAACGTGCCGCTCTTTGCGCTCGTTGGTCAGCTGCTAGCGCTCCACATCTACCTCGTGCGTCACCACCTCACGACCTTCGAGTACATCACGCTCCGCGTCCACGAGGAACAGGCAGACCAGGCCCTGGAGACCGCCGGCCGCCCGCCCtcggcgaagcagaagaaacacCGCGCCTGGGCCGAGTGGATCGTCATCGACCGCAGACGCCTGAAAAAAGCCAGAAAACGCGGGACGCTCATGCGCGACATCAGCGAAATCAGCCAGTGCACGCCCGTCGGGCATCCCGGACTCAGACACGACGACCACGACGACGGACACGAGCTGTGCGGCGTCTAtaccgcggaaggcgccaaCAACGCCCCCGACTCCCTCTTGATCGACTCCCCGAAGAAGGAACACACGAGCCAAGTCGCACGC GCTGAAGGCTCGAGTCCGGCTGTGGGCGCAGAGCCCTCCGCCGTGGCGTCGCCAGTCCCTGCGgctccctcgcccgcgctcgacgacgatggcgcgcccgcgggtcgCATGGGCTCTTCAGGTGAAAAACCCGCGGCGCAAGCTGCATga
- a CDS encoding glutamate/leucine/phenylalanine/valine dehydrogenase family protein (encoded by transcript BESB_004220): MATECTNGAQPVRDAEDSGTVYHPPTYSAMAYPQRHASFTCYDGTSSAATTSTTSSGQGENGSLSRSYLGGRPVGKLGDSTLFGTTDPTATPEFRPMSQKYAAQYEEVKQILAQRGDLSKRVISANADAYYNHLGLNEYYFQTATAQTVASNLACVIAAKILNEFSHTDYFPQIQQERDGEVFLLARASLRNRKASQNYLVEREIERKFLGLSGMTTPYRMQCYRSTGSFFDDPADENERLRTYFLQQPEYCTATTRDGADPCETDLSKVLDVYFYANKRNTATAEIYQKLNKEVVKDSTGQNLFINVVPRGTGYRMDLAFRRGPHTKEFFSRVGDSVTMWGFYSQRKYVEPLANGVSIITTFIEELPEDQLIDVPQISISRRVERLVKAIRMQYIMQPSKFTELAQERHLSVHEAAYAWAVTKFILHFSGTVGPAFGAIEKMVKNFGSAAHLSQQELYELRTRLKLPPFSEDTILKVVEAHPDIIKRLYAEFQEMHHPRAYAERGRVLKEWEEETPLRRDILCLDSPDAPPILLKFRQFNKHIVRTNFWKDVKQALAFRMDAEFLPEADYPERPYAVLFTVGLNFTGFHARFAEVARGGVRVVQSFTTQSYQRNRDTAFDEVYKLASTQNLKNKDIPEGGSKGVVLLNKTESRDEAAALTKSAFKAYIDSMLDVLLTDPRVVDRLGKEEVCFLGPDEHTGTGGLMDWAALRAKERNAWFWKAFTTGKLPAMGGIPHDTYGMTTASIETYIQGILEKKNLKEEDVTRQLIGGPDGDLGSNALLKSNTRTTTIVDGSGVLHDPKGLDINELRRLARRRFEGLPTSSMLYDEKLLSPMGFKVSQDARDVVLPDGTAVASGFEFRGGFHLDARGSADLFNPCGGRPASITPFNVDKMFDGKGAPRFKFIVEGANVFITDEARRMLEERGVILFKDASTNKGGVTSSSHEVLAALAMTDEEFAQHMQVQDSKEPPVFYQVYVQQVMKRIRENARLEFNALWDESLRTGKPRCDLTDVLSAKILKLKRDIRNSDSLWNDDDLVSRVLLKALPEVLVPGLMSIETLRKRVPESYLQAIFQCFLASRFYYSQQFTDDLSTFAFFDYIRRIKAEPAPAAEAKEN; encoded by the exons ATGGCGACCGAATGCACGAATGGAGCGCAACCCGTCCGTGACGCGGAAGATTCCGGGACTGTTTACCACCCGCCGACGTACTCGGCGATGGCGTATCCGCAGCGCCATGCATCCTTCACGTGCTACGACGGCACATCGAGCGCAGCCACGACGTCGACCACCTCGTCTGGCCAAGGAGAGAATGGATCTCTGTCGAGAAGCTATTTGGGGGGCCGCCCTGTAGGCAAGCTCGGAGACTCGACTCTGTTCGGAACGACCGACCCGACTGCGACCCCTGAGTTCCGCCCCATGTCGCAAAAGTACGCGGCTCAGTATGAGGAGGTCAAGCAAATCCTGGCTCAGAGAGGAGATCTCTCCAAGAGAGTGATCAGCGCGAACGCCGACGCGTACTACAACCACCTTGGCCTGAACGAATACTACTTCCAAACCGCCACTGCGCAAACGGTCGCGAGCAACTTGGCGTGCGTCATTGCCGCCAAAATTCTGAACGAGTTCTCGCATACCGATTACTTTCCGCAAATCCAACAGGAGAGAGATGGAGAGGTCTTCCTGCTCGCCAGGGCTTCCCTCAGGAACCGAAAGGCGTCCCAG AACTACTTGGTCGAGCGCGAAATCGAGAGGAAGTTTTTGGGCCTGTCGGGCATGACCACTCCCTACCGCATGCAGTGCTACCGCTCTACTGGGTCTTTTTTTGACGACCCTGCGGATGAGAACGAGAGACTGAGGACTTActttctgcagcagcccgAGTATTGCACCGCGACAACCAGGGATGGT GCTGATCCTTGTGAGACTGATCTTTCCAAGGTCCTCGACGTATACTTCTACGCGAACAAGAGAAACACGGCGACGGCCGAGATCTACCAGAAACTGAATAAGGAG GTCGTAAAGGACTCGACTGGACAAAACCTCTTCATCAATGTG GTGCCTCGCGGAACTGGCTACCGCATGG aTCTTGCTTTCCGTCGCGGACCCCACACTAAGGagttcttctcgcgcgtcggc GACAGCGTCACGATGTGGGGTTTCTACTCCCAGAGGAAGTACGTGGAGCCCCTCGCTAATGGCGTCTCCATCATCACCACGTTCATTGAGGAGCTGCCGGAGGACCAGTTGATCGACGTGCCGCAAATCAGCATCAGCCGAAG AGTCGAGCGTCTGGTCAAGGCGATTCGCATGCAATACATCATGCAACCCTCCAAATTCACGGAGTTGGCGCAG gagcgTCATCTGAGCGTGCACGAGGCTGCGTATGCGTGGGCTGTGACCAAGTTCATCCTCCACTTTTCCGGCACTGTCGGCCCCGCGTTCGGCGCCATCGAGAAGATGGTCAAGAACTTTGGAT CGGCCGCGCATCTGTCGCAGCAGGAGCTTTACGAGTTGCGCACTCGCCTGAAGCTGCCCCCCTTCTCTGAGGACACGATTCTCAAGGTTGTGGAGGCTCATCCGGACATCATCAAGCGTCTGTACGCGGAATTCCAG GAGATGCATCACCCGCGAGCGTACGCAGAGCGCGGACGGGTGCTGAAGGAGTgggaagaggagacgccgctgcggcgagacaTTCTGTGCTTGGACAGCCCCGATGCGCCGCCGATTCTGCTCAAGTTCCGGCAGTTCAACAAGCACATCGTCCGCACAAACTTCTGGAAGGACGTTAAgcaggcgctcgccttccgcatgGACGCAGAGTTCTTGCCCGAGGCCGACTACCCCGAGCGCCCCTACGCAGTCCTCTTCACTGTTGGCCTCAACTTCACCGGATTCCATGCGCGATTTGCAGAG gtCGCCCGtggaggcgtccgcgtcgtgcAGTCCTTCACGACGCAGAGCTACCAGCGCAACCGCGACACGGCGTTCGATGAGGTCTACAAGCTCGCCAGCACGCAGAACTTGAAGAACAAGGATATCCCCGAGGGCGGCAGCAAGGGTGTCGTCCTGCTGAACAAAACTGAGTCccgcgacgaagccgcggcgctgaccAAGTCTGCCTTCAAGGCTTACATTGACAG caTGCTGGACGTGCTGCTTACGGATCCGCGGGTCGTGGACCGCCTCGGCAAAGAGGAGGTGTGTTTTTTGGGTCCCGATGAGCACACAGGCACTGGCGGTCTGATGGActgggcggcgctgcgagcgAAAGAGCGAAACGCGTGGTTCTGGAAGGCGTTCACCACTGGCAAGCTGCCGGCGATGGGCGGCATTCCACACGACACCTACGGCATGACCACGGCGAGCATTGAGACGTACATCCAGGGCATCTTGGAGAAGAAGAACTTGAAGGAAGAGGATGTGACGCGTCAGCTGATTGGAGGCCCGGACGGCGACCTCGGCAGCAATGCGCTGCTCAAGAGCAACACGCGCACGACCACGATCGTggacggcagcggcgtcctTCACGACCCCAAGGGCCTGGACATCAACGAACTCcgccggctcgcgcgccgtcgcttcgaGGGCCTCCCAACCAGCTCGATGCTGTACGACGAGAAGCTGCTCAGCCCCATGGGCTTCAAGGTCTCccaagacgcgcgcgacgtcgtGCTCCCCGATGGAACGGCGGTCGCCTCCGGCTTCGAGTTCCGCGGCGGATTCCacctcgacgcgcgcggatcCGCCGACCTCTTCAACccctgcggcggacgccccGCCTCTATCACCCCCTTCAATGTCGACAAGATGTTTGATGGcaagggcgcgccgcgcttcaaGTTCATCGTCGAAGGTGCCAACGTCTTCATCACCGATGAAGCCCGCCGCATGCTCGAAGAACGTGGAGTCATTCTATTCAAAGACG CCTCGACAAACAAGGGTGGCGTGACGTCGTCGTCGCACGAggtgctcgcggcgctggcgatgACCGACGAGGAGTTTGCGCAGCACATGCAGGTTCAGGACTCGAAGGAGCCACCGGTCTTCTATCAAGTCTACGTGCAGCAGGTGATGAAGCGCATCCGCGAgaacgcgcgcctcgagttCAACGCGCTGTGGGACGAGAGTCTGCGCACCGGCAAGCCCCGCTGCGACTTGACTGACGTCCTCTCAGCCAAGATCCTGAAGCTCAAGCGCGACATTCGCAACAGCGACTCGCTCTGGAACGACGAC GATCTCGTGAGCCGCGTCTTGCTCAAGGCGCTGCCGGAAGTCCTCGTTCCTGGACTCATGAGCATCGAAACCCTCCGCAAGAG AGTGCCTGAGTCGTACCTGCAAGCGATTTTCCAGTGCTTCCTGGCGTCTCGGTTCTACTACTCCCAGCAGTTCACCGATGATCTTTCGactttcgccttcttcgactACATTCGCCGCATCAAGGCggagcccgcgcccgcggcggaggctaAAGAAAACTGA